One window of Kosakonia cowanii JCM 10956 = DSM 18146 genomic DNA carries:
- a CDS encoding Ig-like domain-containing protein — protein MAANCPTDNTKLFGRAIVLEVADGCADTLPSESEWKSLAAGTSKGFDFSPNSVTSDADDTKGYVENIVTNADFTISFEGEVRRNDKLDQYGVGRLIKYFNNEIQATRQPTLWVRMEFGPVTFIGYMLINALSSDGGTNDIVTFSTEFKVADADTIQVIDTDETVPATGVTVTPATTSLVVGATRQLTGAVQPSDATDKSGTWTTSDATKATVSSTGLVTAVAAGSATITFKSNDGNFTGTCAVTVTAS, from the coding sequence ATGGCAGCAAATTGCCCTACGGACAACACAAAGCTTTTTGGCCGCGCAATTGTCCTTGAAGTGGCTGATGGTTGTGCCGACACACTTCCTTCCGAATCCGAATGGAAATCGCTGGCAGCTGGTACCAGTAAAGGTTTCGACTTTTCGCCGAACAGCGTGACATCCGATGCGGATGATACCAAGGGTTATGTCGAAAACATCGTCACCAACGCAGACTTCACCATTTCGTTTGAGGGTGAAGTGCGCCGCAATGACAAACTGGATCAGTACGGTGTAGGTCGCCTTATTAAGTACTTCAACAACGAGATACAGGCCACTCGTCAGCCGACGTTGTGGGTGCGCATGGAATTCGGCCCGGTAACTTTCATCGGCTACATGCTGATCAACGCTCTGAGCTCAGACGGGGGCACTAACGACATCGTAACGTTCAGCACCGAATTCAAGGTGGCGGATGCCGACACCATCCAGGTAATTGATACCGATGAAACGGTACCAGCCACTGGCGTAACGGTAACCCCTGCGACCACTTCCCTGGTTGTCGGTGCAACTCGCCAGCTTACTGGTGCAGTACAGCCGTCTGATGCTACGGATAAATCGGGAACCTGGACAACCTCTGATGCTACCAAGGCAACAGTGAGCTCTACAGGACTGGTCACAGCGGTAGCCGCTGGCTCCGCAACCATCACGTTTAAATCTAACGATGGCAACTTTACCGGCACCTGCGCTGTTACGGTCACAGCTTCGTAA
- a CDS encoding tape measure protein produces the protein MAGILNAGKVIYEVDMDTAGILRGRREIEAALAGLGGNLGRIESSVNRTERSIASMERTLSSLGSIAKGVIAALSIQQVANYADAWTELNNKVSNSIRTGETQAEVMQRIFDISQATQSSLNGTATLYARLERGTRIYNTSAADLVRLTTIINQGFAVSGATAQEAENAIIQLSQGLAAGALRGEEYNSVAEQGSRLTNALADSLGVSIGQLRAMAAEGKLTTDVVVKGLLSQGEAIGSEFAKTTVSISKGLQVAGNNVTKFFGENATVKSFAAGFRDSVISLSENLEGLGTALIGAAAIMGGRFAGALAMATVAQAQRVQGTLTSISATRQAAIQEAEAAAVTVRKTQADKGAAMSALNLALAEFQVAKNTAAEAFAMENVVRLRSAYIATAAEAAVAENALAGAQARVAATGFTMANTMKVISTVTGPLGGPLGVIAIVAAGWYLYAQRQAEARKEAIAFADTIPDVIKRLNDMNLAQAQGVRADTVDSIKAQKESIADLKGEISGLEAEYERYYTLAKQYGVTEDENNGYVIKAREAANELAKKRRDLDGQTAKLSQTEDAYRLMNIQVNKGIVDQMKAARDNALALAEAEKKASLLGGSQAFLAQKLGQSTEALKAFNSETLKINWGGKEGEKLIRQAERRLALSKVEGEARAKLQATYDAEDSGVVDPRAIQRLQETYVATEKATQAKKDQKKEDKEAASEAKKAANQQESIAQKLSNLKQQSELAADSTRELSREQAILTAQQSLGKGANQEQIDLAGKYASAKWDAANAIKAQAAAEKLLPEARENASFKQDVQDLNTALSAKKISQEQYNQTIERLEEQHQANLAKIRSDQVVSPQQEAAGGVDPVQQLANENARKLALIQQYEQQGIITHQNALALRASADKEYEQARIAAQWEIWRNQSAGNEALAASFDALSGSASNALTGIITGSMSAQDAMRSIGNTVLNSLINTFVQMGVEWVKSAIMGQAAQTAAIGTVTAVQTAAVATQTATSTAAAATTAAAWTPAAILSSIASMGTAAAIGIGAVAGIVGMSLLGKRKNGGPVTAGGLYQVGEGGMPEIYQASTGKQYMIPGDNGKVISNKDMAAGGGGGVTINIQNYTSSTVDAQAGTDANGGVTVDVIVADINNGGPISQSISRNHQAPRRATG, from the coding sequence ATGGCAGGAATTCTTAACGCTGGTAAGGTAATTTATGAAGTCGATATGGACACGGCTGGCATCCTTCGAGGCAGGCGAGAAATTGAAGCCGCACTGGCTGGTCTTGGCGGCAACCTTGGAAGAATTGAATCCAGCGTAAACCGCACTGAGCGCTCAATCGCGTCTATGGAGCGTACGCTGTCGAGCCTTGGAAGCATTGCTAAAGGTGTCATCGCGGCTCTATCAATCCAGCAGGTCGCGAATTATGCCGATGCCTGGACAGAGCTGAATAACAAGGTATCAAACAGCATCCGCACCGGCGAGACGCAGGCTGAGGTGATGCAGCGCATCTTTGATATTTCTCAGGCGACTCAATCATCCCTTAATGGCACCGCCACTCTGTATGCTCGCCTGGAGCGAGGCACCCGCATCTACAATACCAGCGCCGCCGATCTTGTGCGGCTAACCACAATCATCAACCAGGGCTTCGCGGTATCTGGCGCAACTGCACAGGAAGCGGAAAACGCGATTATCCAGTTATCCCAGGGCCTTGCTGCCGGCGCGCTGCGTGGCGAGGAATACAACTCAGTTGCGGAACAGGGCAGCCGCCTGACAAACGCACTGGCTGATTCCCTCGGAGTCTCAATTGGTCAACTTCGCGCAATGGCTGCGGAAGGAAAACTGACAACCGATGTAGTTGTAAAAGGTCTGCTTTCGCAGGGCGAAGCCATTGGCAGCGAGTTCGCCAAAACAACAGTTTCTATTTCGAAAGGCCTGCAGGTTGCGGGCAATAATGTCACTAAGTTCTTTGGCGAGAATGCGACCGTCAAATCCTTCGCCGCTGGGTTCCGCGATTCTGTAATAAGCCTGAGTGAAAATCTGGAAGGCCTTGGTACCGCATTGATTGGCGCGGCTGCAATCATGGGTGGTCGTTTTGCTGGCGCTCTTGCTATGGCAACTGTTGCTCAGGCTCAGCGAGTGCAAGGTACGTTGACATCGATATCCGCGACGCGGCAGGCAGCTATTCAGGAAGCAGAGGCTGCAGCGGTAACAGTGAGAAAAACGCAGGCAGACAAAGGCGCAGCAATGTCGGCGCTAAACCTCGCGCTCGCTGAGTTTCAGGTAGCCAAAAATACAGCGGCAGAAGCATTCGCAATGGAAAACGTTGTGCGCCTGCGTAGTGCATACATTGCAACCGCTGCCGAAGCTGCCGTTGCAGAGAATGCCCTTGCCGGTGCTCAGGCGCGAGTTGCGGCCACTGGTTTCACCATGGCTAACACCATGAAGGTGATCAGCACCGTAACCGGACCTCTTGGCGGCCCTCTCGGTGTTATAGCGATTGTGGCTGCTGGCTGGTATCTGTATGCGCAGCGACAGGCTGAAGCGCGCAAAGAGGCGATCGCTTTTGCTGACACCATCCCCGACGTGATTAAGCGCCTCAATGATATGAACCTCGCGCAGGCTCAGGGGGTCAGGGCAGACACCGTTGATTCCATAAAAGCGCAGAAAGAATCTATCGCTGATCTGAAGGGTGAAATTTCAGGTCTTGAGGCTGAATATGAAAGATATTACACGCTTGCAAAACAGTATGGTGTAACGGAGGACGAGAATAACGGGTACGTAATCAAGGCGCGCGAAGCAGCTAATGAGCTCGCGAAAAAACGCCGTGATCTAGATGGTCAAACGGCAAAGCTGTCGCAGACTGAAGATGCTTATCGCTTGATGAACATTCAGGTAAATAAAGGCATCGTAGATCAAATGAAGGCGGCCAGAGATAACGCCCTTGCACTCGCTGAAGCGGAGAAAAAAGCTTCCCTCCTTGGCGGTTCACAGGCATTCCTGGCGCAGAAGCTCGGGCAGTCGACCGAAGCGTTAAAGGCCTTCAACTCGGAAACCCTCAAGATTAACTGGGGGGGGAAAGAGGGCGAAAAGCTCATCAGGCAGGCTGAACGACGCCTCGCTCTTTCAAAGGTTGAGGGGGAGGCCAGGGCTAAGCTTCAGGCAACTTATGATGCTGAAGATTCTGGTGTTGTTGATCCGCGAGCAATCCAACGCCTTCAGGAGACGTATGTTGCCACGGAGAAAGCGACTCAGGCCAAAAAAGACCAGAAGAAAGAAGACAAAGAGGCAGCGTCGGAAGCAAAAAAGGCAGCAAATCAGCAGGAATCAATCGCTCAGAAGCTGAGTAATCTTAAGCAACAATCTGAGCTTGCCGCTGACTCCACCAGAGAATTAAGCCGCGAGCAGGCCATCCTCACAGCCCAGCAGTCTCTAGGCAAAGGCGCGAATCAGGAGCAAATCGATCTGGCTGGCAAATATGCCTCAGCCAAGTGGGATGCTGCCAACGCTATCAAGGCACAGGCGGCAGCTGAGAAGCTTTTGCCAGAGGCGCGCGAGAACGCAAGTTTTAAGCAGGATGTTCAGGATCTGAACACCGCTTTATCTGCGAAGAAAATTAGCCAGGAGCAGTATAACCAGACCATTGAGCGTCTGGAGGAGCAGCATCAGGCCAACCTCGCGAAAATACGGTCCGATCAGGTGGTCAGTCCTCAGCAAGAAGCTGCTGGCGGCGTTGACCCTGTGCAGCAACTGGCGAATGAGAATGCTCGTAAACTCGCGCTAATTCAGCAGTATGAGCAGCAGGGAATTATCACCCATCAGAATGCGCTGGCTCTTCGCGCTTCAGCCGACAAGGAGTATGAGCAGGCCCGCATCGCTGCTCAATGGGAAATCTGGCGTAACCAGAGCGCCGGCAATGAGGCGCTGGCAGCCTCATTCGACGCACTGTCAGGGAGTGCCTCAAACGCTCTGACAGGCATCATCACTGGCAGTATGTCAGCGCAGGATGCAATGCGTTCCATCGGCAACACAGTGCTGAATTCACTCATCAATACGTTTGTGCAAATGGGCGTTGAATGGGTGAAGTCGGCGATCATGGGCCAGGCGGCGCAGACGGCAGCGATAGGTACCGTTACGGCGGTGCAGACGGCAGCTGTTGCAACTCAAACCGCAACCAGCACCGCGGCGGCGGCCACAACCGCAGCAGCATGGACTCCGGCAGCAATCCTTTCATCTATCGCCTCTATGGGTACTGCTGCGGCTATTGGTATCGGCGCAGTTGCTGGCATAGTTGGCATGAGCCTGCTCGGTAAAAGGAAGAATGGCGGCCCGGTAACTGCTGGCGGACTGTATCAGGTAGGCGAGGGTGGTATGCCTGAAATCTACCAGGCCAGCACTGGTAAGCAGTACATGATACCGGGTGATAATGGCAAGGTGATCAGCAATAAGGATATGGCTGCTGGCGGAGGTGGTGGGGTGACGATAAACATCCAGAACTACACCAGTTCAACCGTCGACGCGCAGGCAGGAACGGATGCAAACGGTGGAGTGACGGTGGATGTGATCGTTGCTGATATCAACAATGGCGGGCCGATCAGCCAGTCAATTTCACGTAATCACCAGGCACCACGCCGGGCGACCGGCTAA
- a CDS encoding NlpC/P60 family protein — translation MDKSEFIKRIERVPWADRACSFSACDCWGLVVLYYRHVLGIELHNLPGYEAGSDFVTCYRDEVVYWQPSALPVEDGLFVAYVGERAEHVGIIVDGAGLHSRGDGGGVMHTRLRVIEKLFTRVEYLSHADYRNTAHAGAAQRKG, via the coding sequence ATGGATAAAAGTGAATTCATTAAACGGATCGAGCGAGTTCCGTGGGCTGACCGCGCCTGTAGCTTTTCTGCCTGCGACTGCTGGGGACTGGTAGTTCTCTATTACCGCCATGTGCTTGGCATTGAGCTGCACAATCTCCCCGGTTACGAAGCGGGGAGTGATTTTGTTACCTGTTACCGGGATGAGGTCGTTTACTGGCAGCCGAGCGCGCTGCCGGTAGAGGATGGATTGTTCGTGGCCTATGTCGGCGAGCGGGCAGAGCACGTCGGCATTATCGTCGACGGGGCCGGCTTACACAGCAGAGGAGACGGCGGCGGGGTGATGCATACGCGACTGCGCGTTATCGAAAAGTTATTTACCAGGGTGGAGTATCTGTCGCATGCCGATTATCGAAATACAGCACATGCCGGGGCGGCCCAAAGAAAGGGTTAA
- a CDS encoding GIY-YIG nuclease family protein, which yields MAHQILSHQHHNAPSYNGVAGVYQITNTITGEAYIGSTVNISGRWASHRYKLRKGTHGNRNLQESWNKHGKGVFDFSVLEVVSNKSELIAAEQRFFRELNPTFNIAPNAGSCLGVIHTEESKANMAESRRGDKNCWFGKVPACAGMSSLPEVKAKISAKNSGAGNPMFGVTPSHAKFTDEQVREIRRAISDGDSLTTIAKRYGVSKANIAHIRQGRSYARVV from the coding sequence ATGGCTCATCAAATCTTAAGCCATCAGCACCATAATGCGCCATCTTATAATGGCGTTGCAGGCGTATATCAGATTACCAACACCATCACTGGTGAGGCATATATCGGATCCACGGTTAACATTTCAGGACGGTGGGCGAGTCATCGCTATAAGCTGCGGAAAGGCACGCATGGGAACAGAAACCTTCAGGAGTCATGGAATAAACATGGCAAAGGTGTCTTTGATTTCTCCGTTCTGGAAGTAGTGAGTAATAAGTCAGAGCTTATTGCCGCCGAGCAGCGATTCTTTCGCGAATTAAACCCGACTTTCAATATCGCGCCAAACGCTGGGAGCTGTCTCGGAGTTATTCACACCGAAGAATCAAAGGCGAATATGGCGGAAAGTCGGCGCGGAGATAAAAACTGCTGGTTCGGCAAAGTGCCGGCCTGCGCAGGTATGAGTAGCCTGCCTGAAGTCAAAGCTAAAATATCAGCCAAGAATTCAGGCGCTGGTAACCCTATGTTCGGTGTTACCCCGTCACACGCCAAGTTTACCGATGAGCAGGTGCGCGAAATTCGTCGCGCCATTTCAGATGGTGATTCTCTTACCACTATCGCCAAAAGATATGGCGTCTCAAAGGCTAACATTGCCCATATCCGGCAGGGTCGATCATATGCGAGGGTAGTCTAA
- a CDS encoding host specificity factor TipJ family phage tail protein: protein MPIIEIQHMPGRPKERVNLPAGSSFYEWLVTRDFFADVIIVVNGRELDDSDELDFPVTELHSIQIFSQPKGAIGKVLSPVFKLISKVFAFLAPKQSFSASDYNSKESPNNKLTGQTNVARTYQARPDIYGQVRAYPDLIQPSMYEFINNIKYVTEWMNFGIGKYDIENVRYSESSIGSLAGASYQIYQPGEIIPQSVLGFEFDDVDGQEISGPNESNDVPVYSASATTVISGTFSGGQASVKIVRQAAFDYFAGLALPHSVTFVVNVTYGTASGNVTKDIKVSANLINVTQTDDGSVTNPVKYYTFYFNSLSGTDVNNTPANATVNTTKFILNDNQALAAGPFFSPLAGDQLWIHFMAQLGDGEGADYKITLWRVNDDNSQVPGTTQTLTGNLFNSRGRSDVIYKTVKVTPSGGFGRYSVTIVKTNNSSDSNSLQIAEIHSVRILQNQLHAEDTLVRVTVQATEQATGVRDRKYNALVKRHTISYDLATRTVDYTLRPSRNFADAVAHTWLVMGEQPEATIDLYELYRIAGSITPAQLGYFDYTFDDEDVSLGARVEMICNAARVIAFWDNGVLTFSRDEKRTTPAALFNRSNKKGEEFRLTYDMRMPGQYDGVEVEYVSPLTNKKTYLRYRITAAGIVESAAQTPLKVTLNGCRNEPQARDRALLEVRKLLFSRLRMSGKVLADGDYVYPGDMIIFTDTYDINQQDGYIVARDGNNFDTSERITFEGEMWVVITDSLGNTTARYPASRRDDTDFGFSAAIPAIQLNIFDGYTVQSPSRYVIATQAELDSTQWTIAEKKPNSDGTTSLTLTEYSDLIYP from the coding sequence ATGCCGATTATCGAAATACAGCACATGCCGGGGCGGCCCAAAGAAAGGGTTAACCTCCCCGCCGGCAGCAGCTTTTATGAGTGGCTTGTCACGCGAGATTTTTTCGCGGATGTCATCATCGTGGTGAATGGCAGGGAGCTGGATGACAGCGATGAGCTGGACTTTCCTGTTACTGAACTGCACAGCATCCAGATCTTCTCACAGCCCAAAGGAGCGATCGGCAAGGTACTGAGTCCCGTCTTCAAACTCATATCGAAGGTCTTTGCCTTCCTTGCACCGAAGCAGAGTTTCAGCGCCTCCGATTACAACTCGAAGGAGTCACCGAATAATAAACTCACCGGGCAGACAAATGTGGCGCGTACGTATCAGGCGCGACCGGACATTTACGGACAGGTGAGGGCGTACCCGGACCTGATCCAACCATCGATGTACGAATTCATCAATAACATAAAGTATGTCACCGAGTGGATGAACTTCGGGATCGGCAAATATGATATTGAAAACGTCCGCTATTCAGAATCGTCAATAGGTTCTCTTGCCGGCGCGTCCTACCAGATTTATCAGCCTGGCGAGATTATCCCTCAGTCGGTTCTCGGATTCGAGTTTGACGATGTCGACGGGCAGGAGATATCAGGCCCTAATGAAAGCAATGACGTCCCTGTTTACTCAGCGTCTGCCACCACGGTAATTTCCGGTACGTTTTCTGGTGGCCAGGCATCAGTGAAGATTGTCAGGCAGGCGGCCTTTGATTATTTCGCCGGACTCGCGCTGCCGCATTCGGTGACTTTCGTTGTCAACGTAACCTATGGCACGGCGAGCGGAAACGTAACCAAGGATATTAAAGTCTCGGCGAACCTGATCAATGTCACTCAGACAGATGACGGATCAGTTACTAATCCTGTGAAATATTACACTTTTTATTTCAACAGCCTCTCCGGTACGGATGTCAATAACACACCGGCAAACGCCACCGTTAACACCACAAAGTTCATTCTCAATGACAACCAGGCGCTTGCTGCTGGTCCCTTCTTCTCGCCGCTTGCTGGTGATCAGCTGTGGATTCATTTCATGGCTCAGCTTGGGGATGGAGAGGGGGCGGATTACAAAATAACCCTCTGGAGGGTGAATGACGATAACAGCCAGGTGCCGGGCACCACACAAACCCTGACAGGCAATCTTTTTAACAGCCGCGGCAGATCTGACGTCATTTACAAGACTGTGAAGGTGACCCCCTCTGGCGGGTTTGGCCGGTACTCTGTAACCATTGTCAAAACCAACAACTCCAGCGACAGCAACAGCCTGCAGATCGCCGAAATTCACTCTGTGCGAATTCTGCAGAACCAGCTGCATGCTGAAGATACTCTCGTCCGGGTCACGGTTCAGGCGACGGAGCAGGCCACAGGCGTTCGTGACAGGAAATATAACGCGCTGGTGAAACGCCATACCATCAGCTACGACCTGGCGACAAGGACGGTGGATTATACACTGCGGCCTTCGCGCAATTTCGCTGATGCTGTCGCGCATACATGGCTGGTCATGGGAGAACAGCCTGAGGCAACGATCGATCTGTATGAGCTCTATCGAATCGCAGGTAGCATTACCCCGGCTCAACTTGGCTACTTCGACTACACATTTGACGATGAGGATGTCTCTCTCGGCGCACGCGTGGAGATGATCTGCAACGCCGCCCGCGTCATTGCCTTCTGGGATAACGGCGTTCTGACGTTCAGTCGTGACGAGAAGCGCACCACGCCAGCAGCGCTCTTCAACCGGTCAAATAAGAAGGGAGAAGAGTTCAGGCTCACATATGACATGCGTATGCCGGGCCAGTATGACGGCGTTGAGGTGGAGTATGTCAGCCCGCTAACCAATAAAAAGACCTACCTTCGTTACCGCATTACAGCAGCTGGCATCGTTGAATCTGCAGCGCAGACGCCATTGAAGGTAACGCTGAATGGATGCCGAAATGAGCCTCAGGCGCGCGACAGGGCTCTTCTGGAGGTGAGAAAGTTGCTTTTCTCCCGCCTGCGGATGTCGGGAAAGGTGCTCGCCGACGGCGATTATGTTTACCCCGGAGACATGATCATCTTCACCGATACGTACGATATCAACCAGCAGGACGGCTACATAGTCGCCCGCGACGGTAACAACTTCGATACCAGTGAGCGGATCACCTTTGAAGGTGAGATGTGGGTGGTTATCACCGACTCGTTGGGGAACACCACTGCGCGATATCCGGCTTCTCGCCGAGATGATACCGACTTCGGTTTTTCTGCCGCCATACCAGCCATTCAGCTCAATATCTTTGATGGGTATACGGTGCAGTCTCCGTCCCGTTATGTAATAGCCACCCAGGCAGAACTCGACTCCACTCAATGGACGATAGCCGAGAAAAAACCAAACTCAGACGGAACTACCTCCCTGACGCTGACTGAATACAGCGATCTGATTTACCCGTAA
- a CDS encoding DUF6246 family protein encodes MKSRPPLKEIGEILIDAEGKEYFFRPSLINMTRIGDPSEIVAAFYDLHHDEVASLIQSAHQAFGMIPSWLIEHIKSSSYGRKALMAAMEVMTACCDEDVTPLIGEMRQAKASGKAFKMKSGAMDAFEIIVIAQSLISHGVIGKAKVRKLQRHENNQATSEFNAFEYISAARNHFSMSRAEAEQLTMTEFQLLISAKYPDQKGFTKEEYESVTDNHFAKKARRLEREKQNKKQAVPG; translated from the coding sequence ATGAAATCACGGCCGCCATTGAAAGAAATAGGCGAGATTCTTATCGATGCCGAAGGAAAAGAATACTTTTTCAGACCATCACTCATAAACATGACGCGCATAGGCGATCCGTCTGAAATCGTCGCCGCGTTCTATGACCTGCATCACGACGAAGTGGCGTCGCTTATTCAGTCTGCACACCAGGCATTCGGGATGATTCCTTCGTGGCTTATTGAGCATATAAAATCCAGCAGTTATGGAAGAAAAGCTCTCATGGCAGCGATGGAAGTTATGACCGCATGTTGTGATGAGGATGTAACGCCGCTGATTGGGGAGATGCGGCAGGCCAAAGCGTCAGGCAAGGCATTTAAAATGAAGAGCGGCGCGATGGATGCATTCGAAATAATCGTCATCGCCCAGTCACTTATAAGCCACGGCGTTATCGGCAAGGCAAAGGTGAGAAAGCTCCAGCGACATGAAAATAATCAGGCCACATCTGAATTTAATGCTTTCGAGTATATCAGTGCTGCGCGCAACCACTTTAGCATGAGCCGGGCAGAGGCAGAGCAACTCACCATGACTGAGTTTCAGCTACTGATTTCAGCAAAATACCCCGATCAGAAAGGATTCACCAAAGAAGAGTATGAATCTGTCACCGATAATCATTTCGCCAAGAAAGCGCGCAGACTTGAGAGAGAAAAGCAGAATAAAAAACAAGCAGTTCCTGGCTGA
- a CDS encoding major capsid protein, whose protein sequence is MFVFSKSIGEKTGNFAINQAQWRALDAERNASSQAAADFLARTQFRGAAEDTPYLDATNAVDDIRRLYRAFDTTVLQQFEPNTEFTLLNDLMPLSRSVRIEQSRYDYARTGGRGWAHTSMSGQVGAALDARSYTFDGTMVPIHDSGFKFEWRDPIFNSPSALQSQADAQRGSVEDVQRRYVDYIFNGFRDKAGNFAVFDDLTWKGLKDDERVAQIDLGASGLNIDFTSPTATSQQMRAGAIALRDQMRRINSQYANQTWYVSGEIISNWERFFSDNYQSGTVMDEILKLTGVEAIKEDSQLSGNEIVIVPLGAGVIAPIVGQAIGTVASPRPEYNSDYIWRTWGAMGLMVKQDINNKYSVIHASS, encoded by the coding sequence ATGTTTGTATTCTCGAAGTCTATCGGCGAAAAGACCGGTAATTTTGCAATTAACCAGGCTCAGTGGCGCGCCCTGGACGCTGAGCGTAATGCCAGTTCGCAAGCTGCAGCTGATTTCCTGGCACGTACACAGTTCCGTGGCGCCGCAGAAGATACGCCGTACCTTGATGCGACTAACGCCGTTGACGATATCCGCCGCCTGTACCGTGCTTTCGATACCACCGTTCTGCAACAGTTCGAGCCTAATACCGAGTTTACACTGCTCAACGACCTGATGCCGCTGTCGCGCTCAGTTCGCATCGAGCAGTCCCGTTACGATTATGCTCGTACCGGCGGTCGCGGCTGGGCACACACATCCATGTCTGGTCAGGTCGGCGCGGCGCTTGATGCCCGCAGCTACACCTTCGACGGAACCATGGTTCCGATCCATGATTCGGGCTTCAAGTTCGAATGGCGCGACCCGATCTTCAACAGCCCCTCCGCTCTTCAGTCTCAGGCTGATGCCCAGCGCGGATCGGTTGAAGACGTGCAGCGCCGCTACGTCGACTACATCTTCAACGGCTTCCGCGATAAAGCGGGTAACTTTGCCGTGTTCGATGACCTGACCTGGAAAGGCCTGAAAGATGATGAGCGTGTGGCGCAGATTGACCTTGGCGCTTCCGGTCTGAACATCGACTTCACGTCGCCGACTGCAACCTCTCAGCAGATGCGCGCTGGCGCAATCGCGCTGCGTGACCAGATGCGACGCATCAACAGCCAGTATGCAAATCAGACCTGGTATGTGTCTGGCGAAATCATCTCTAACTGGGAGCGCTTCTTCTCCGATAACTACCAGTCCGGCACCGTGATGGATGAAATCCTGAAGCTGACCGGCGTGGAGGCGATCAAAGAAGACAGCCAGCTGTCTGGTAACGAAATCGTCATTGTGCCGCTTGGCGCAGGCGTTATCGCTCCGATCGTAGGCCAGGCTATCGGCACCGTTGCATCTCCCCGCCCGGAGTACAACAGCGACTACATCTGGCGCACCTGGGGCGCAATGGGGTTGATGGTCAAGCAGGACATCAACAACAAATATTCCGTCATTCACGCATCGAGCTAA